A genomic region of Corticium candelabrum chromosome 6, ooCorCand1.1, whole genome shotgun sequence contains the following coding sequences:
- the LOC134180887 gene encoding short-chain collagen C4-like: MAVLTCNVVMFIMTSAALIVAVSSGGTPTQKTRNENVDVRYVSGPHGPPGRDGLNGRDGIQGIPGIPGLPGRVGVKGSRGTTGTGSPGAPGIAGNSGVPGKMGPEGQKGADGGKGGKGEAGRPASRRPEFTGTTYIQWGRKRCSARGVQTLYSGIAAGSHYNHHGGGANTQCLPLDPVWGYYKNGHQAASYIYGSEYELSHGIQPFINKGLNDYEVPCAVCYDADKNTQFMLPAKNICPTGWSRAYYGYLMAEHNGHKGRNMYACFDHNAEPTGSTSNDNGNLFYPVEAVCGSLPCPPYVNGRELTCAVCTK, translated from the exons ATGGCAGTTTTGACATGCAATGTGGTCATGTTTATTATGACAAGTGCCGCTCTCATTGTAGCTGTAAGCAGCGGTGGCACACCAACACAG AAAACGAGAAATGAAAACGTTGATGTTCGCTACGTTTCCG GTCCACATGGTCCTCCTGGAAGAGACG GACTTAATGGAAGAGACG GGATTCAAGGAATTCCTGGAATTCCAGGCTTACCCGGAAGAGTAGGAGTTAAAGGATCACGAGGCACCACTGGAACAG GCAGTCCAGGAGCTCCTGGCATTGCAGGAAATTCTGGCGTTCCCGGAAAAATGGGTCCTGAAGGACAAAAAGGAGCTGATGGAGGAAAGGGAGGAAAGGGGGAAGCAGGAAGAC CTGCCAGTCGAAGGCCTGAATTTACTGGTACCACGTATATTCAATGGGGAAGAAAACGTTGCTCTGCTCGTGGTGTTCAGACTCTTTACTCGGGCATCGCTGCTGGATCACATTATAATCATCACGGAGGTGGAGCTAACACTCAGTGTCTTCCACTTGATCCTGTATGGGGATATTACAAAAACGGTCACCAAGCAGCAAGTTATATTTATGGATCAGAATATGAACTTAGTCATGGCATTCAACCATTCATCAATAAAGGATTGAATGATTACGAGGTtccttgtgctgtgtgttacGATGCCGATAAGAACACTCAATTCATGTTACCAGCAAAGAACATCTGTCCCACTGGATGGAGTAGAGCATATTATGGATATCTCATGGCAGAACACAATGGTCATAAGGGAAGAAACATGTACGCGTGTTTCGACCACAACGCAGAGCCTACAGGCAGTACAAGCAACGATAACGGCAATTTGTTCTATCCCGTAGAAGCCGTGTGTGGATCTCTTCCTTGTCCTCCATACGTGAACGGTCGAGAACTGACATGCGCAGTCTGTACGAAATGA